The Flavobacteriales bacterium genome includes the window AGCTTATTTTCATGTAGTTCTGTTCTCGAAAAAGTATTGGAGCTTCAAGAAGAGTTTACAGAAAATGTTGATCTATTAAAGCAGGTAGTTGCGAAAGAAGAACCGCCTGTCGTTGAAATCGGGGAGCATTGCTCTTCTCCACATTCTTGTACTTATATAAGCGAATGTTGGAAAGGGATTCCTGAAAACTCTGTTTTCAATATTGCTCGTATGAAAATAGAACAGAAAATGGAATTGTTTAATATGGGAATAGTAGACTTAGATGATGTCCCGGACGAATATCCTCTTTCCAGATCACAGAGAATTCAGGTGGACCATCATAAGAGTACTGAGCCATTAATTGATAAGGATGGAATCAAGGAGTTTTTGGATACGCTTAACTACCCGTTGTATTATTTAGATTTTGAAACTTTTAGCAGTTCAGTTCCGCCGTTCATTAATTCAAGGCCATATCAACAAATCCCTTTTCAATACTCATTACACTATAAGGCAAGTAAGGATAGTGAGGTAGAACATATTGAGTTTATTGCCGATCCGAAAGGAGAAACGCGAATATCATTGATTATTGACTTACTTGAAAAAACAAAAGGAGAAGGAGATATTATTGCATATAACATGAGCTTCGAAAAGGGATGTCTAAAAGATATGGGTAAAGCGTTCCCTAAATATGCAGAAGAACTACGCGAAAGATCAGGTAGGATTAAGGATTTACTGGACCCTTTTCACGACAAGAAGTATTACCATCCAAATATGAAAGGCTCTGCTTCCCTTAAATCGGTTTTACCGAGTCTGGTTCCAGAATTATCTTATAATGACTTAGAAATAAAGGAAGGTGGCACCGCAAGCCATGTTTTTTCTTTAATGGTAAATGGCCTTTTTGAAGGAGATAAAGAGCAAACGATAAAAGATTTATTAGCCTATTGTGAGTTGGATACCTTTGCAATGGTAAGAATATTAGAAGAACTTGAAAACCTTGTTTAACTTGCACCTATGAAGTTTGACGAATACAATATTGCAAGTACGATAAAAAAGAATATCGAGAAGTTGGGGTACAAGAGACCAACAGATATTCAGTTTAAGTCGATCCCGCCTATTTTGAAAGGAGAGGACGTCTTAGCCATTGCACAAACGGGAACTGGTAAAACAGCTGCCTTCGCTATTCCTATTCTTCATAAACTGCACACTTACAAAACGAGTAGAAGGTCATATGGTGTTAGTTGCTTAATAATGGCTCCCACGCACGAATTAGCTTTACAGATAGAAAGCGTATTCAATTCTTTGGCAAAACATACAAAAGTGGTTATTTCCTGTATTCATGGAGGCGTTGATCAAGAGCCGCAGATTAAACAATTAGAAAAGGGTGTAGATGTAGTGGTTGCTACGCCTGGAAGAATGTTTGATTTAGTTAGTCAAGGGCACCTCGATTTAAAGAAAATAGAAACACTCATTTTAGACGAGGCAGATCATATGCTCGACTTAGGGTTCATTAAAGATATCCGAGACTTGATGCGTCATTTGCCGCGAAGAAGACAAACTTTATTCTTTTCTGCAACTATTAATGAGGAGATTAAAAAACTTGCTTATTCCTTAGTAACAAATGCAATACGGATTCAAATTTCGCCTAAGGATCCTGTTGCCAAGAATATTGAGCATTCTGTAGGATTTGTTGAAATGGACGACAAGAGATTCTTTCTTGAAAGTGTTATAAAGCAAAATGAAGAAAAGAAAATTCTTGTTTTTGTTAGAACCAAAGTGAGAGCAGAGCGTGTTAAGAAAGCGATGGAAAGGGTAGGGATCGATACGGATACTATTCATAGCGATAAACTTCAGGAAGAAAGAGAATCCATAATGATGCGATTCAGAAAGGCATCTCTGAAGGTTCTAATTGCAACAGATATTAGTGCTAGAGGAATTGATATTCCGAATGTTGAATACGTGATTAACTATGATCTTCCTGAATCATCCGACCACTATGTTCATAGAGTAGGTAGAACAGGAAGGGGAGATCAGAAAGGGCAAGCATTCTCGTTTTGCAGTATAGAAGAAAAGGAGATATTAGCTGAGATTGAAGAGAATCTGAAAAAA containing:
- a CDS encoding DUF2779 domain-containing protein, encoding SLFSCSSVLEKVLELQEEFTENVDLLKQVVAKEEPPVVEIGEHCSSPHSCTYISECWKGIPENSVFNIARMKIEQKMELFNMGIVDLDDVPDEYPLSRSQRIQVDHHKSTEPLIDKDGIKEFLDTLNYPLYYLDFETFSSSVPPFINSRPYQQIPFQYSLHYKASKDSEVEHIEFIADPKGETRISLIIDLLEKTKGEGDIIAYNMSFEKGCLKDMGKAFPKYAEELRERSGRIKDLLDPFHDKKYYHPNMKGSASLKSVLPSLVPELSYNDLEIKEGGTASHVFSLMVNGLFEGDKEQTIKDLLAYCELDTFAMVRILEELENLV
- a CDS encoding DEAD/DEAH box helicase; amino-acid sequence: MKFDEYNIASTIKKNIEKLGYKRPTDIQFKSIPPILKGEDVLAIAQTGTGKTAAFAIPILHKLHTYKTSRRSYGVSCLIMAPTHELALQIESVFNSLAKHTKVVISCIHGGVDQEPQIKQLEKGVDVVVATPGRMFDLVSQGHLDLKKIETLILDEADHMLDLGFIKDIRDLMRHLPRRRQTLFFSATINEEIKKLAYSLVTNAIRIQISPKDPVAKNIEHSVGFVEMDDKRFFLESVIKQNEEKKILVFVRTKVRAERVKKAMERVGIDTDTIHSDKLQEERESIMMRFRKASLKVLIATDISARGIDIPNVEYVINYDLPESSDHYVHRVGRTGRGDQKGQAFSFCSIEEKEILAEIEENLKKPIQRMEITKADYQFTKGSTEEKSYDWKSIVEDIDEN